A genomic window from Cupriavidus metallidurans CH34 includes:
- the dapA gene encoding 4-hydroxy-tetrahydrodipicolinate synthase, which produces MTQITGSIVAIVTPMHEDGSLDFPALRALIDWHAAEGTDGIVIVGTTGESPTVNVDEHCELIRVAVEQSAGRVPIIAGTGGNSTSEAIELTAFAKKVGANASLQVVPYYNKPTQEGMYRHFRTIAEAVDLPVVLYNVPGRTVADMNNDTILRLAQVPGIVGVKEATGNIDRAAQLINGAPEGFAIYSGDDPTAVALILLGGHGNISVTANVAPRKMHEMCVAALKGDVVTARRLHMELIDLNRAMFVEANPIPVKWALQQMGKMEGGIRLPLTPLAEGQHETVRRALAAAGLLG; this is translated from the coding sequence ATGACACAGATTACCGGCAGCATCGTGGCCATCGTCACCCCGATGCACGAGGATGGCAGCCTGGACTTTCCCGCGCTGCGCGCCCTCATCGACTGGCACGCGGCGGAAGGCACCGATGGCATCGTGATCGTGGGTACCACGGGCGAATCGCCGACCGTCAACGTCGACGAGCATTGCGAACTGATTCGCGTGGCCGTCGAGCAATCCGCGGGCCGTGTACCGATCATCGCGGGCACGGGCGGCAACTCCACCAGCGAGGCGATTGAGCTGACCGCCTTCGCCAAGAAGGTGGGCGCCAACGCATCGCTGCAGGTCGTGCCCTACTACAACAAGCCGACGCAAGAAGGCATGTACCGCCATTTCCGCACGATCGCGGAAGCGGTGGATCTGCCGGTGGTGCTCTACAACGTGCCCGGCCGTACCGTGGCGGACATGAACAACGATACGATCCTGCGCCTGGCGCAGGTACCCGGTATCGTCGGCGTAAAGGAAGCGACTGGTAATATCGACCGTGCCGCGCAACTGATCAATGGCGCGCCGGAAGGCTTCGCCATCTACAGTGGCGACGATCCCACGGCCGTGGCGCTGATCCTGCTGGGCGGCCATGGAAATATCTCGGTGACCGCTAACGTGGCACCGCGCAAGATGCATGAGATGTGTGTTGCCGCGCTCAAGGGCGATGTGGTGACGGCGCGTCGTCTGCATATGGAGCTGATTGACCTCAATCGCGCAATGTTCGTGGAGGCCAATCCGATCCCCGTGAAGTGGGCGCTCCAGCAAATGGGCAAGATGGAAGGCGGTATCCGCCTGCCGCTGACCCCGCTGGCCGAAGGTCAGCATGAAACCGTGCGCCGCGCGCTCGCCGCCGCCGGCCTGCTTGGCTAA
- the bamC gene encoding outer membrane protein assembly factor BamC, producing MKQKLNRRGATQVRRVAVVAPVLALSLIAGCSSINEAMQPDKIDYKSQGKKTASLDIPPDLTKLEGDRRYTVPDAAGTSTLSNYSQANKTREASPTDNVLPSTDGIRMERDGNQRWLVINNGMPPDKLWESLRGFWQENGFLLTQDSPETGIMETDWAENRAKIPQDIIRNTIGKVFDGLYSTSERDKFRTRVERSQNGQLEVFISHRGAQEQLTGVDKSQTVWTPRPADPELEAEFLSRLAQRLGVQKEQADKMAKNPTPAGIGTAQPSAAAAGVGAAAATGAATAAATSSSKSFLSQVNGSPALQLPEPFDRAWRSVGLSLDRVNFTVEDRDRAQGLYYVRYVDPKTTVDDRGFFGKLFTKPNDGKTAKKYRVALKGNGTGTTVTVLNDAGQPENSEIGKKILTLLDEQLH from the coding sequence ATGAAACAGAAGCTTAACCGTCGCGGCGCGACGCAAGTCCGCCGTGTCGCTGTGGTTGCGCCGGTGCTGGCGCTGTCGCTGATTGCAGGCTGCAGCAGCATCAACGAGGCCATGCAGCCCGACAAGATCGACTACAAGTCCCAGGGCAAGAAGACTGCATCGCTGGATATTCCGCCGGACCTGACCAAGCTCGAGGGCGATCGCCGCTACACGGTGCCTGATGCCGCCGGTACGTCGACGCTGTCGAACTACAGCCAGGCCAACAAGACCCGCGAAGCCTCGCCGACCGACAACGTGCTGCCGAGCACGGACGGCATCCGCATGGAGCGCGATGGCAACCAGCGTTGGCTCGTGATCAACAACGGAATGCCCCCTGACAAGCTCTGGGAGTCGCTGCGTGGCTTCTGGCAGGAGAACGGCTTCCTGCTGACGCAGGACTCTCCTGAGACCGGCATCATGGAAACGGACTGGGCCGAGAATCGCGCCAAGATCCCGCAGGACATCATCCGCAACACGATCGGCAAGGTGTTCGATGGCCTGTATTCGACGTCGGAGCGCGACAAGTTCCGCACGCGCGTCGAGCGTTCGCAGAACGGCCAACTCGAGGTGTTCATCAGCCACCGTGGCGCGCAGGAACAACTGACCGGCGTGGACAAGTCGCAGACGGTCTGGACGCCGCGTCCGGCTGATCCGGAGTTGGAGGCCGAATTCCTCTCGCGTCTGGCGCAACGCCTGGGCGTGCAGAAGGAGCAGGCCGACAAGATGGCCAAGAACCCGACGCCGGCCGGTATCGGTACGGCCCAGCCGTCGGCTGCTGCTGCGGGCGTTGGTGCCGCTGCCGCTACCGGCGCGGCCACGGCAGCCGCGACATCCAGCAGCAAGTCGTTCCTGTCGCAGGTGAATGGCTCGCCCGCGCTGCAGTTGCCGGAGCCGTTCGATCGCGCCTGGCGCTCGGTCGGTCTGTCGCTGGATCGCGTGAACTTCACGGTGGAAGATCGTGATCGCGCTCAGGGCCTGTACTACGTGCGCTATGTCGATCCGAAGACCACGGTCGATGATCGCGGCTTCTTTGGCAAGCTCTTCACCAAGCCCAATGATGGCAAGACCGCGAAGAAGTATCGCGTGGCGCTGAAGGGCAACGGTACCGGCACCACCGTGACCGTCCTGAACGATGCTGGCCAGCCTGAGAACTCCGAGATCGGCAAGAAAATCCTGACTCTGCTTGACGAACAGCTTCACTGA
- a CDS encoding MBL fold metallo-hydrolase, which yields MMRFAFLGSGSEGNSLLIEASDGASVTRVLLDCGFGIKETARRLERLGVAPEQLDAVLVTHEHGDHVGSAYAFAARYKLPVHTSHGTWLATSHMRGADVADVRVCCADHSFSVGGLQIHPYTVPHDAREPLQFVLTDGDARLGVLTDAGMETPYVTARLAGVHSLVLECNHDREMLRNSVYPYSLKRRIGGDFGHLANDIAASILSQVMHGQMSRVVAAHLSKQNNTCELAAGALASVLGTSPGDILIADQEEGLGWQAVRP from the coding sequence ATGATGCGCTTTGCTTTTTTGGGCAGCGGCAGCGAGGGCAACTCGCTGCTGATCGAGGCGAGCGATGGTGCGAGCGTGACGCGCGTCCTGCTGGATTGCGGTTTCGGCATCAAGGAGACCGCTCGCCGGCTGGAGCGGCTCGGCGTCGCGCCGGAGCAACTCGACGCGGTGCTGGTCACGCACGAGCATGGCGACCATGTCGGCTCGGCCTATGCGTTTGCGGCGCGCTACAAGCTACCGGTCCACACGAGCCACGGCACGTGGCTGGCGACGTCACATATGCGAGGCGCGGATGTGGCGGATGTGCGCGTGTGCTGCGCCGATCATTCATTCTCGGTCGGTGGCTTGCAGATCCATCCCTATACGGTGCCGCATGATGCGCGTGAGCCATTGCAGTTCGTGCTGACTGATGGCGATGCACGGCTCGGTGTACTGACCGATGCAGGGATGGAGACGCCGTATGTGACCGCGCGGCTGGCGGGTGTGCATTCACTGGTGCTCGAATGCAATCACGATCGGGAGATGCTGCGTAACTCGGTCTATCCGTATTCGCTCAAACGGCGCATCGGAGGTGATTTTGGGCATCTGGCAAATGACATTGCCGCGAGTATTCTGTCTCAGGTCATGCATGGGCAGATGTCGCGCGTGGTTGCAGCGCATCTGAGCAAGCAGAACAATACGTGCGAACTGGCGGCAGGCGCACTGGCCTCGGTGCTTGGCACATCGCCGGGGGATATCCTGATCGCGGATCAGGAAGAGGGATTGGGCTGGCAGGCGGTGCGCCCATAA
- a CDS encoding cupin domain-containing protein, with the protein MSDSALYAQALPPEPVDPDAPLTLLGGMTPSAFMRDIWHRKPLLIRQAVPEIVPPVSREALFELADRDDVESRLVSFFRNRWKLEHGPFSEDNLPSRKTGKWSLLVQGVNLHDRAAAELMSQFRFVPDARLDDVMISYATDGGGVGPHFDSYDVFLLQVSGRRRWRISSQTKLDLIPDLPLKILSDFSAEQEWVLEPGDMLYLPPQYAHDGVAEGECMTASIGFRAPAYRELAGHFLAWLSETVADNEGLDGRYADAGESATSTPAQLPANLARAVAERLQSLKWNAGMVSEFLGTHLSEPKPSVQFDEIEEIPLRQFTKLARTHGVVLAPASVALYDRTHFFLNGEAYEPPASLAKWLRRLADRRQLTASEVEACVALPDLMDTFHDWAMEGWLQIAPKRV; encoded by the coding sequence ATGAGCGATTCCGCATTATACGCGCAGGCCTTGCCTCCGGAACCTGTCGATCCCGACGCGCCGCTCACCCTGCTCGGCGGCATGACGCCCTCAGCCTTCATGCGTGATATCTGGCACCGCAAGCCGCTGCTGATTCGACAGGCCGTGCCGGAAATCGTGCCCCCAGTGTCGCGCGAGGCGCTTTTCGAGCTTGCCGATCGCGACGACGTGGAATCACGTCTGGTGTCGTTCTTTCGCAACCGCTGGAAGCTCGAACACGGACCGTTCTCCGAGGACAACCTGCCCTCGCGCAAGACCGGCAAGTGGTCGTTGCTGGTCCAGGGCGTCAACCTGCACGATCGCGCGGCAGCCGAGCTAATGAGCCAGTTCCGCTTCGTTCCCGATGCCCGGCTTGACGACGTGATGATCAGCTATGCCACCGACGGCGGCGGCGTGGGACCTCACTTCGACTCCTACGATGTGTTCCTGCTGCAAGTATCGGGCCGGCGCCGCTGGCGCATTTCGTCACAGACGAAGCTCGACCTGATCCCCGACCTGCCCCTCAAGATCCTTTCGGATTTCAGCGCCGAGCAGGAATGGGTACTCGAGCCCGGCGACATGCTCTACCTGCCACCTCAGTACGCACACGACGGCGTAGCCGAAGGCGAATGCATGACGGCCTCGATTGGTTTCCGCGCCCCCGCCTATCGCGAGCTCGCAGGTCATTTTCTGGCCTGGCTTTCGGAGACCGTTGCCGACAACGAAGGCCTCGACGGACGTTACGCCGATGCAGGCGAATCGGCGACCTCGACGCCTGCGCAACTGCCGGCAAATCTGGCACGGGCGGTGGCGGAACGCCTTCAGTCACTCAAATGGAACGCCGGCATGGTGTCGGAATTCCTTGGTACGCATTTGTCCGAGCCGAAACCGTCCGTGCAATTCGACGAAATCGAGGAAATTCCGCTGCGTCAGTTCACGAAGCTGGCGCGCACGCATGGTGTTGTTTTGGCGCCCGCTTCCGTTGCGCTCTATGACCGCACGCACTTCTTCCTGAACGGCGAAGCCTACGAGCCGCCAGCATCGCTGGCCAAGTGGCTGCGACGTCTGGCTGACCGCCGTCAGCTCACCGCGAGCGAGGTCGAGGCATGTGTTGCGCTGCCCGACTTGATGGATACCTTCCACGACTGGGCGATGGAAGGATGGCTCCAGATTGCACCGAAACGCGTGTAA
- a CDS encoding FKBP-type peptidyl-prolyl cis-trans isomerase, whose product MKIAKNTVVSVVYKLSDAQGNLIEESDEPMVYLHGGYDGTFPKIEEALDGHDAGFETELQLEPEEAFGDYDAELVKVEPRDRFPEPLEVGMQFEGVPEDGDDEDSIIYTVTDVAEDKVVLDGNHPLAGMALRFWLKVSEVREATSEEVEHGHAHGASGIEVVDEDEDGEDEAPRTLH is encoded by the coding sequence TTGAAAATCGCTAAGAATACGGTGGTGTCCGTGGTGTATAAGCTGTCGGACGCGCAGGGCAATCTGATCGAAGAGTCGGATGAGCCCATGGTCTATTTGCACGGCGGATATGATGGCACGTTCCCCAAGATCGAGGAAGCGCTGGACGGCCACGACGCCGGCTTCGAGACCGAGTTGCAGCTGGAACCGGAAGAGGCGTTTGGCGACTACGACGCCGAACTCGTGAAGGTGGAGCCGCGTGATCGTTTCCCGGAGCCGCTCGAAGTGGGCATGCAGTTCGAGGGCGTGCCCGAGGACGGTGACGACGAAGATTCGATCATCTACACGGTGACGGACGTCGCCGAGGACAAGGTCGTGCTTGACGGCAATCACCCGCTGGCCGGCATGGCGCTGCGCTTCTGGCTGAAGGTATCGGAAGTCCGCGAGGCGACGAGCGAGGAAGTCGAGCACGGTCACGCGCACGGCGCTTCGGGCATCGAAGTGGTGGACGAAGACGAGGACGGCGAGGACGAGGCTCCTCGCACGCTGCACTAA
- the mutS gene encoding DNA mismatch repair protein MutS — MMLQYHRIKADHPDTLLFYRMGDFYELFHDDAEKAARLLDITLTARGQSGGVPIRMAGIPFHSADQYLARLVKLGESVAICEQIGDPATSKGPVERKVVRIVTPGTLTDAALLPDKSDTFLLAVHQQTTRRGVSKTGLAWLNLASGELRLMECDAAQLSRELERIRPAEVLYTDGMDLPTLTCARTRLPEWHFDQEAGTRRLREQIGVASLEPFGCSGLGAALGAAGALLNYAATTQGQSLRHVQGVTVERESEFVGLDSATRRNLELTETLRGTESPTLFSLLDTCATTMGSRALRHWLHHPLRDPALPRARQQAIGALITQGPDGLRAVLRKLADVERITARLALLSARPRDLSSLRDTLRALPDVQAATVSSEDAPLLAQTLEEIDIPQDCLELLIRAVADEPSTVIRDGGVIARGYDSELDELRDISENCGQFLIDLETRERERTGITNLRVEYNRVHGFYIEVTNGQADKVPDDYRRRQTLKNAERYITPELKAFEDKALSAQDRALAREKQLYDGLLQALLPHIGSLRRVAGALARLDVLATLAERAKTLDWVQPERVQENVIDISQGRHPVVEGQLAAESVAFIANDCQLNEARKLLLITGPNMGGKSTFMRQTALIVLLACVGAWVPARRAVIGPVDRIFTRIGAADDLAGGRSTFMVEMTEAAAILHNATPSSLVLMDEIGRGTSTFDGLALAWAIARHLLSHNRSHTLFATHYFELTQLPVEFPQAANVHLSAVEHGDGIVFLHAVQDGPASQSYGLQVAQLAGVPQPVIRAARKHLAWLEEQSADATPTPQMDLFSAQSSPSADDEDDKSAGQSAVPPAQAATLEALADIDPDSLSPREALEALYRLKSISETARTV; from the coding sequence ATGATGCTGCAGTACCACCGCATCAAGGCCGACCACCCGGACACGCTCCTTTTCTACCGGATGGGTGACTTCTATGAGCTATTTCATGACGATGCCGAGAAGGCCGCGCGATTGCTCGACATCACGCTGACCGCGCGCGGCCAGTCTGGCGGTGTGCCAATCCGTATGGCCGGGATCCCATTCCATTCGGCTGACCAGTATCTGGCGCGCCTGGTAAAGCTTGGCGAATCCGTGGCGATCTGCGAACAGATTGGTGACCCAGCGACCAGCAAGGGCCCGGTCGAGCGCAAAGTGGTGCGCATCGTTACGCCCGGCACGCTGACCGATGCCGCCCTGCTGCCAGACAAGTCCGACACGTTCCTGTTGGCCGTGCACCAGCAGACCACACGCCGCGGCGTCAGCAAGACGGGCCTGGCATGGCTGAACCTGGCCAGTGGCGAACTGCGACTCATGGAGTGCGACGCCGCGCAGTTGTCCCGCGAACTCGAGCGTATCCGTCCTGCCGAGGTGCTGTACACCGACGGCATGGACCTTCCGACGCTGACATGCGCGCGCACCCGGTTGCCGGAATGGCACTTTGACCAGGAAGCCGGTACTCGCCGCCTGCGCGAACAGATCGGCGTGGCCAGCCTGGAGCCGTTCGGCTGCTCGGGCCTGGGTGCCGCCCTAGGCGCTGCCGGCGCGCTGCTCAACTATGCAGCCACCACGCAAGGCCAGTCTCTGCGGCACGTGCAGGGCGTCACTGTCGAGCGGGAATCCGAATTTGTCGGCCTCGATTCGGCAACGCGCCGCAACCTCGAACTGACCGAAACGCTGCGTGGCACCGAATCGCCAACGCTCTTCTCGCTGCTCGACACATGCGCGACGACGATGGGCAGCCGCGCGCTGCGCCACTGGCTGCATCATCCGTTGCGCGACCCGGCCCTGCCGCGAGCGCGTCAGCAGGCCATTGGGGCGCTGATCACACAAGGGCCGGACGGCTTGCGTGCCGTGCTGCGCAAGCTTGCCGACGTCGAGCGGATCACCGCGCGACTCGCGTTGCTGTCGGCACGTCCGCGCGATCTGTCCTCGCTGCGCGACACCCTGCGTGCCCTGCCCGATGTGCAGGCCGCCACGGTCAGCTCAGAGGATGCGCCGCTGCTGGCGCAGACCCTTGAGGAAATCGACATTCCGCAGGACTGCCTGGAACTGTTGATCCGCGCCGTGGCGGATGAACCCTCAACGGTGATTCGCGACGGCGGCGTCATCGCGCGCGGCTACGACAGTGAGCTCGACGAACTGCGCGATATCTCGGAAAACTGCGGTCAATTCCTGATCGACCTGGAAACCCGGGAGCGCGAGCGCACAGGCATCACGAACCTGCGCGTCGAATACAACCGTGTTCATGGCTTCTATATCGAAGTCACCAACGGGCAGGCCGACAAGGTGCCCGACGACTATCGACGCCGGCAGACCCTCAAGAACGCCGAACGCTACATCACACCCGAGTTGAAAGCGTTCGAGGACAAGGCGCTCTCGGCACAGGATCGCGCGCTGGCTCGCGAGAAGCAGCTCTACGACGGTCTGCTGCAGGCCCTGCTGCCGCATATCGGCAGTCTGCGCCGCGTGGCCGGCGCGCTCGCCCGCCTCGACGTGCTTGCCACACTGGCCGAACGTGCAAAAACACTCGACTGGGTCCAGCCAGAACGCGTCCAGGAGAACGTCATCGACATCTCGCAGGGCCGCCATCCCGTCGTGGAAGGTCAGCTGGCCGCGGAGTCCGTCGCGTTCATCGCAAACGACTGTCAGTTGAACGAGGCCCGCAAGCTGCTGCTGATCACCGGCCCGAACATGGGTGGTAAGTCGACGTTCATGCGCCAGACCGCATTGATCGTTCTGCTGGCCTGCGTCGGCGCCTGGGTGCCGGCACGCCGTGCCGTGATTGGCCCGGTGGACCGCATCTTCACGCGTATTGGGGCCGCCGACGACCTGGCGGGCGGTCGTTCGACCTTCATGGTCGAAATGACCGAAGCCGCAGCCATCCTGCACAACGCCACGCCATCCAGCCTGGTGCTGATGGATGAGATCGGCCGCGGTACTTCGACCTTCGACGGTCTCGCCCTCGCGTGGGCCATCGCGCGTCATCTGCTATCCCACAACCGCAGCCACACACTGTTTGCCACCCATTATTTCGAGCTGACGCAACTGCCAGTCGAGTTCCCGCAGGCTGCCAACGTGCACCTGTCAGCCGTGGAGCATGGCGATGGCATCGTATTCCTGCATGCGGTGCAGGACGGTCCGGCCAGCCAGAGCTACGGGCTGCAGGTGGCCCAACTGGCGGGTGTTCCGCAACCGGTCATTCGCGCAGCGCGCAAGCATCTCGCGTGGCTGGAAGAACAATCGGCGGACGCCACGCCCACGCCGCAGATGGATCTGTTCTCGGCGCAGTCTTCACCGTCCGCAGACGATGAAGATGACAAATCGGCAGGCCAGTCCGCCGTGCCGCCCGCGCAGGCTGCCACGCTGGAAGCGCTGGCCGATATCGACCCGGACAGCCTCTCGCCGCGAGAAGCGCTCGAGGCGCTGTACCGACTCAAGTCCATCTCGGAGACCGCGCGAACGGTATGA
- a CDS encoding type II toxin-antitoxin system HicB family antitoxin translates to MDFPIAIHKDANSVYGVTVPDVAGCYSAGESIEEAVRNAREAITTHVVALLSLGEEVVLKTTPIGTLMAQPEYADAIWALADIDMSKLDARPERINISLPRFVLHKIDMFVERRHETRSGFLARVALDAIAGSV, encoded by the coding sequence ATGGACTTTCCCATTGCCATTCACAAGGATGCGAACTCGGTCTACGGCGTAACGGTGCCCGATGTGGCGGGCTGTTACTCCGCCGGCGAATCGATCGAGGAAGCGGTCCGCAACGCACGCGAGGCCATCACGACTCACGTGGTGGCCCTGCTCTCCCTTGGCGAGGAGGTTGTTTTGAAAACGACGCCGATCGGCACGCTGATGGCCCAACCTGAGTACGCAGACGCGATCTGGGCGCTGGCCGACATCGACATGAGCAAGCTCGACGCACGCCCGGAGCGAATCAATATCAGCCTGCCTCGTTTCGTATTGCACAAGATCGACATGTTCGTGGAACGCCGCCACGAAACCCGGAGCGGGTTCCTCGCGCGCGTCGCGCTGGACGCCATCGCGGGCAGCGTCTGA
- a CDS encoding type II toxin-antitoxin system HicA family toxin — translation MHSSTLIRLLEQKGWKLVRTHGSHFTFKHPRHMLIVTVPHPKKDLPTGTVRNILRTAGL, via the coding sequence TTGCATTCGTCCACGCTGATCCGATTGCTCGAACAGAAGGGGTGGAAGCTGGTGCGCACGCATGGCAGTCATTTCACCTTCAAACATCCGCGGCACATGCTGATTGTGACCGTGCCCCATCCGAAGAAGGATCTGCCGACAGGCACGGTCCGAAACATTCTGAGGACGGCCGGACTATGA
- a CDS encoding inositol monophosphatase family protein, whose translation MHPMLNIAVKAARKAGSIINRASIDVDLVRVSRKQHNDFVTEVDRAAEAAIIDIIHTAYPEHAILAEESGQSWADGEEQSEFTWVIDPLDGTTNFIHGFPQYAVSIGLLHKGVPSQAVVYDPTRDELFTASKGAGAFLNNRRIRVTRRDKLADCLIGTGFPFRDLEGMDEYLEMFALMTRSCAGLRRPGAAALDLAYVACGRLDGFFERGLKPWDMAAGMLLITEAGGLVGNYAGESRQMEQGEVLAGNPKAFAQMVRLLAPFSLDNAKPAAV comes from the coding sequence ATGCATCCGATGCTCAATATCGCCGTCAAGGCGGCCCGCAAGGCGGGGTCCATCATCAACCGCGCGTCGATCGACGTCGATCTGGTGCGCGTTTCGCGCAAACAACACAACGATTTCGTCACTGAAGTCGATCGCGCGGCCGAAGCGGCCATCATCGACATCATCCACACCGCCTACCCCGAGCACGCCATTCTAGCGGAAGAGTCCGGTCAGTCCTGGGCCGACGGCGAAGAACAGAGCGAGTTCACCTGGGTTATCGACCCGCTGGACGGCACCACGAACTTCATCCACGGCTTTCCGCAGTACGCGGTATCGATCGGCCTGCTGCACAAGGGCGTGCCGTCGCAAGCCGTGGTCTACGACCCAACCCGCGACGAACTGTTCACCGCCAGCAAGGGCGCGGGCGCGTTCCTGAACAACCGCCGCATCCGCGTCACGCGCCGCGACAAGCTGGCCGATTGCCTGATCGGCACCGGCTTCCCGTTCCGCGATCTGGAAGGCATGGACGAATACCTGGAAATGTTCGCGCTGATGACGCGTAGCTGCGCCGGTCTGCGCCGTCCGGGCGCCGCCGCCCTGGACCTGGCCTACGTCGCCTGCGGCCGTCTGGATGGCTTCTTCGAGCGCGGCCTCAAGCCGTGGGACATGGCTGCCGGCATGCTGCTGATCACTGAAGCTGGCGGTCTGGTCGGCAACTACGCCGGCGAATCGCGCCAGATGGAACAGGGTGAAGTGCTGGCCGGCAACCCGAAGGCCTTCGCGCAGATGGTTCGCCTGCTGGCCCCCTTCTCGCTCGACAACGCGAAGCCCGCCGCCGTCTGA
- a CDS encoding RNA methyltransferase → MDPIPRGAAASDLSDIFAHVRVVLVETSHPGNVGSVARAIKTMGFGHVPGSLVLVSPREPGVVSHPDAVAMASGADDVLASATIVDSIEAALAGTAFTVAMTARQREFGPPRLLPRAAVAKARSVLEADPATTVAFVFGNERFGLPNDAVLRCSAVTHIPANPVYASLNLAQAVQLIAYEMRLALLEAQETAGGLPDVAGDIGYAGDPATTEQIEAMFGHLQAGLAAIGFLDPANPRKLMPRLRRLFARTGLEREEVNILRGIAKRMLLTGDAKHDDNKED, encoded by the coding sequence ATGGATCCGATCCCGCGCGGCGCGGCCGCAAGTGATCTTTCGGACATTTTTGCGCATGTGCGTGTGGTGCTGGTGGAAACCAGCCACCCCGGCAACGTGGGCTCGGTCGCGCGGGCGATCAAGACGATGGGCTTCGGGCACGTGCCGGGGAGCCTGGTGCTGGTCTCGCCGCGCGAGCCGGGCGTCGTGTCGCATCCCGATGCCGTCGCGATGGCCAGTGGTGCCGACGATGTGCTGGCCAGCGCCACGATCGTCGACAGCATCGAGGCCGCGCTGGCTGGCACGGCCTTTACCGTCGCCATGACCGCCCGGCAGCGCGAATTCGGGCCGCCGAGGCTGCTACCGCGCGCCGCCGTGGCCAAGGCGCGGTCGGTGCTGGAGGCGGACCCCGCTACCACGGTCGCCTTCGTATTCGGCAATGAACGCTTCGGCTTGCCGAACGACGCGGTATTGCGCTGTTCGGCGGTGACGCATATTCCTGCCAATCCGGTTTACGCCTCTCTCAACCTGGCCCAGGCCGTGCAGCTCATTGCCTATGAGATGCGGCTGGCCCTGCTCGAGGCGCAGGAAACGGCCGGCGGGCTCCCGGACGTCGCTGGCGATATCGGCTATGCTGGTGACCCCGCCACCACCGAGCAGATCGAGGCGATGTTTGGCCACCTTCAGGCCGGGCTTGCGGCGATCGGCTTTCTGGACCCGGCGAATCCGCGCAAGCTGATGCCGCGCCTGCGCCGGTTGTTCGCGCGGACGGGCCTGGAGCGCGAGGAAGTGAACATCCTGCGTGGCATCGCCAAGCGCATGCTGCTGACGGGCGATGCAAAGCACGACGACAACAAGGAAGACTAG
- the cysE gene encoding serine O-acetyltransferase translates to MFTRLKEDIDTIMLRDPAARSRLEVLTCYPGLHAVVFHRVANACWRGGFHWLGRWISHWSRFLTGIEIHPAVKLGRRVFIDHGMGVVIGETAEIGDDCTIYQGVTLGGTSLYKGQKRHPTLGVGVVVSAGAKVLGGFEVGAGARVGSNAVVLKPVPAGATAVGIPARIIMPDAPSTQQGAKQEFSAYGITPNADDPVSLALKSLIDNAAKQHDRIEAVLAALDRLGEHLENTPNDRFDASELRKLMK, encoded by the coding sequence ATGTTCACTCGCCTGAAGGAAGATATCGATACGATCATGCTGCGCGACCCCGCCGCGCGCAGCCGTCTGGAAGTCCTGACTTGCTATCCCGGGCTGCACGCCGTGGTGTTTCACCGCGTGGCCAATGCGTGCTGGCGAGGTGGATTTCACTGGCTGGGGCGCTGGATCTCGCACTGGTCCCGCTTTCTGACCGGGATCGAGATCCACCCGGCGGTCAAGCTGGGTCGTCGCGTGTTCATCGACCATGGCATGGGCGTGGTGATCGGCGAAACCGCCGAGATTGGCGACGATTGCACGATTTACCAGGGTGTGACGTTGGGCGGCACGTCGCTGTACAAGGGCCAGAAACGCCATCCGACGCTGGGTGTCGGCGTGGTGGTGAGCGCCGGCGCCAAGGTGCTCGGCGGCTTCGAGGTGGGCGCGGGCGCGCGCGTTGGATCTAATGCCGTCGTGCTGAAGCCTGTGCCCGCTGGGGCGACGGCAGTGGGGATTCCGGCACGCATCATCATGCCCGATGCGCCTTCCACGCAGCAGGGCGCGAAACAGGAATTCTCGGCCTACGGCATCACGCCGAACGCGGACGATCCCGTGTCCCTGGCGCTCAAGAGCCTGATCGACAACGCGGCCAAGCAACATGACCGCATCGAGGCCGTGCTGGCCGCGCTCGACCGGCTCGGCGAGCATCTCGAGAACACGCCGAACGACCGCTTCGACGCGAGCGAGCTGCGCAAGCTGATGAAGTAG